The Nitrosomonas cryotolerans ATCC 49181 genome includes a window with the following:
- the flhC gene encoding flagellar transcriptional regulator FlhC gives MRNRSILTEAKQIQLASELIKLGARLQVLEINSDLSRERLVKLYKEIRGVSPPKGMLPYSEDWFMSWQPNMHSSLFINIYSYIITNADIRGIDALIKSYKLYLEHIKANQLQCVLSLTRAWTLVRFIESHVLCVTPCIKCNGKFLVHSLEIHSNHVCGLCNIPSRAGKTKKAIAMAAH, from the coding sequence GTGCGTAATCGAAGTATTCTAACAGAAGCGAAACAAATTCAACTCGCATCAGAGCTTATTAAATTAGGTGCCCGATTGCAAGTATTGGAGATAAATTCTGATCTCAGTCGTGAACGATTGGTAAAGTTATATAAAGAAATAAGAGGAGTTTCTCCTCCTAAAGGCATGCTGCCATATTCGGAAGACTGGTTCATGAGTTGGCAACCAAATATGCATTCATCATTATTTATCAATATTTATAGCTACATTATTACTAATGCAGATATTCGGGGTATTGATGCCTTAATAAAAAGTTATAAACTTTATTTGGAGCATATTAAAGCAAATCAGCTGCAATGTGTACTGAGTCTGACGCGCGCCTGGACATTAGTACGTTTTATTGAAAGCCATGTATTATGCGTAACACCTTGCATCAAGTGTAATGGTAAATTTCTGGTCCACTCATTAGAGATTCATTCCAACCATGTGTGCGGGCTATGTAATATCCCATCTCGGGCTGGAAAAACCAAGAAAGCCATTGCTATGGCTGCACACTAG
- the flhD gene encoding flagellar transcriptional regulator FlhD produces MEANQILEEIREINLGYLLLAQQLLRDDKVAAMYRLGINQDIADIIERLSSSQLLRMAASSMLLCRFRFDDCLIADMLSNHNQDQAISQSHATILMAGQPAEFIR; encoded by the coding sequence ATGGAAGCAAATCAGATTTTGGAAGAAATCAGAGAAATTAACCTTGGATATTTGCTGTTAGCACAACAACTGTTACGAGATGATAAGGTGGCTGCAATGTATCGGCTCGGCATCAATCAAGATATTGCTGATATTATTGAGCGATTGAGTTCTAGTCAGCTTTTAAGAATGGCCGCTTCTAGCATGTTATTGTGTCGTTTCCGTTTCGATGATTGTCTAATTGCAGATATGCTGTCGAATCACAATCAAGATCAGGCTATCTCCCAATCTCACGCAACAATACTCATGGCAGGACAACCAGCAGAATTTATTAGATAA
- a CDS encoding GGDEF domain-containing response regulator → MHRNKLRLLVVGYSEPDADLLYSELVAIIDDLNYKPITKVLDIHTALYESEWDALISNHAMPSFDFMDALNVLKESDKVIPFIVYSTDIDEKIISTTMYSGADDYVQKGNAIQLVFSIRRELKNKAIHYAKLQAEVQIYRLAYYDELTGLPKRNLFCKEVSVMLSNRPHLEAIAAIYFININRLPHINSTYGYGVGDTLIQQLTRHLLEYAGKNCLLTRVEGSKFAYFNGDVANSSDIHAFLNRIMELAATPFMVNNLEFYITFNMGICVYPTDGKDISMLLASAESAMLLSRNLWQNNYRFYIKEIGEASAKRLKLERSLRKSIEKQELLVYYQPIVDMQTGSITGTEALVRWDHPEFGLLSPDNFIPLAHETGFIIDIGKWVLKQACLQTKLWHRAGYDSMSISVNISAIELDQSQLLNHIENILAETDLFPAALELEITESVLMHDAEASVRILQELKKMGIKIAVDDFGTGYSSLSYLKRFPIDILKIDRSFARDIVIDSDSSTIVTTIIALARSLGLSVLAEGVETKEQFDFLYQGQCDRAQGYLFSRPIGAENLFSLLRQPKTGTLA, encoded by the coding sequence ATGCATAGGAATAAACTGAGATTATTGGTGGTTGGTTACTCAGAACCCGATGCAGATCTATTGTATTCTGAGCTTGTTGCGATTATAGATGATTTGAATTACAAGCCTATAACTAAAGTATTGGATATACATACTGCTTTATATGAATCAGAATGGGATGCGCTGATATCTAATCATGCAATGCCATCTTTTGATTTTATGGATGCTTTGAACGTATTAAAGGAGAGCGATAAGGTAATTCCTTTCATTGTTTATTCTACTGATATAGACGAAAAGATAATATCCACAACCATGTATAGTGGTGCAGATGATTACGTGCAAAAGGGTAACGCCATACAGCTTGTTTTCTCAATCCGGCGAGAATTGAAAAATAAGGCGATTCATTATGCCAAGCTACAGGCCGAGGTTCAGATTTATCGTTTGGCCTATTATGATGAATTAACCGGCCTCCCCAAACGAAATCTATTTTGTAAAGAAGTATCCGTAATGTTGTCGAATCGACCTCATTTAGAAGCGATTGCTGCAATATATTTTATTAATATAAATCGTTTACCACATATCAATAGCACTTATGGGTACGGCGTTGGTGATACTTTAATTCAACAGCTTACTCGCCATTTACTGGAATACGCCGGCAAAAATTGCTTATTGACGCGCGTTGAAGGCAGTAAATTCGCCTATTTTAATGGTGATGTTGCCAATTCTAGCGACATTCATGCTTTTCTGAATCGGATCATGGAACTGGCTGCTACTCCTTTTATGGTTAACAATCTTGAATTCTATATTACCTTTAATATGGGGATTTGTGTATATCCCACGGATGGGAAGGATATATCCATGCTGCTGGCCAGTGCTGAAAGCGCCATGCTGCTTTCCAGGAACCTATGGCAGAATAATTATAGGTTTTATATTAAAGAAATTGGTGAAGCTTCCGCTAAACGTTTGAAATTAGAAAGGTCTTTACGCAAGTCGATTGAGAAACAAGAGTTGTTAGTATATTACCAACCGATTGTGGATATGCAAACCGGAAGTATTACAGGTACAGAAGCACTCGTACGCTGGGATCACCCGGAATTTGGACTCCTCTCGCCGGATAACTTTATACCTCTTGCTCATGAAACTGGTTTTATTATCGATATTGGTAAATGGGTACTCAAGCAGGCATGCTTGCAAACCAAGTTATGGCATAGAGCAGGTTATGATTCAATGTCTATTTCTGTGAATATTTCTGCAATTGAACTTGATCAGTCTCAGTTGTTGAATCATATAGAAAATATACTCGCTGAAACAGACCTGTTTCCCGCAGCACTTGAGCTGGAAATTACAGAATCCGTGTTAATGCACGATGCTGAAGCCAGTGTCAGGATATTACAAGAATTAAAGAAAATGGGTATAAAGATAGCTGTGGATGATTTTGGAACAGGCTATTCATCATTAAGCTATCTTAAACGATTTCCGATTGATATCTTGAAGATCGATAGATCTTTTGCTAGAGATATTGTTATCGATTCTGATAGCTCGACAATTGTAACGACAATTATAGCGTTAGCAAGAAGCTTGGGGCTTTCTGTTCTAGCAGAGGGTGTTGAAACTAAAGAACAGTTCGATTTTTTGTACCAAGGACAATGCGATAGGGCTCAAGGATATCTTTTTAGTAGACCAATTGGAGCCGAAAATTTATTTTCTCTCCTGAGACAGCCCAAGACTGGAACGCTAGCATGA
- a CDS encoding tyrosine-type recombinase/integrase, translating to MLSQQTYTEEYNEIVFHDPRTNKPWKDDQPIRKTVWTPALRETDIKYRNPYQTRHTFASALLSRGKNPLWVAQQMGHKDWSETFAKPQ from the coding sequence TTGCTTAGTCAACAAACCTACACCGAGGAATACAATGAAATCGTTTTCCATGATCCACGCACTAACAAACCGTGGAAAGACGACCAGCCCATCCGAAAAACGGTTTGGACACCAGCATTGAGAGAAACGGATATCAAATACCGTAACCCATACCAAACCCGCCATACATTTGCATCCGCCCTACTTTCAAGAGGTAAAAATCCACTCTGGGTTGCTCAGCAAATGGGTCATAAGGATTGGAGTGAGACCTTTGCAAAACCCCAATAG
- a CDS encoding DUF6988 family protein, producing the protein MPEEEKLLTEAIRQSTTWLRGCRSLTDAQSDIKNSDRNRVAVSLFHLAMEHHSSILHLARTKHYGSAFALIRSQLEAYIRGVWIHRCATQKEIAHFLANNQPPKIEQLIINIESLPVFENGSLSRFKKKIWKISCDFNHGGYAQISWRLSGNKIVSDFGDEQIIMLLNIANTFTLQTVTELSVLAESEDMAQKVKAIHEEEFGSKHSSSVI; encoded by the coding sequence ATGCCTGAGGAAGAAAAATTGCTTACTGAAGCAATAAGACAGTCTACTACATGGCTAAGGGGATGCAGAAGCCTAACTGACGCACAGTCGGATATTAAGAATTCCGACCGAAACAGGGTTGCAGTTTCACTATTCCATCTGGCTATGGAACATCATAGCAGCATTCTTCATTTAGCAAGAACGAAACACTATGGTTCTGCATTCGCTTTAATTCGATCGCAACTGGAGGCTTATATCCGTGGTGTATGGATTCATCGTTGTGCGACACAGAAAGAAATTGCACATTTTTTAGCAAACAATCAACCACCAAAAATCGAGCAGCTAATCATTAATATAGAATCATTGCCAGTTTTTGAAAATGGTTCACTGTCTCGGTTTAAAAAAAAGATCTGGAAAATTTCGTGTGACTTCAATCACGGCGGATATGCCCAAATATCTTGGCGCTTATCAGGCAATAAAATTGTTAGTGATTTTGGAGATGAGCAGATCATAATGCTTCTTAATATTGCAAATACTTTTACACTGCAAACAGTAACTGAACTATCAGTGTTAGCAGAAAGCGAAGATATGGCACAGAAAGTCAAGGCCATCCACGAAGAAGAATTTGGTTCAAAGCATAGTTCTTCTGTGATTTGA
- a CDS encoding LysR substrate-binding domain-containing protein yields MIEHSHLRIIQALHINGTLTEAANTLCLSQSALSHQIRYLEKKLAVVLWEREGRNLRLTQAGELLLEVAYQVLPVLSQAEKTLKAYSEGRQGIMRIGVECYPCFEWLTGVLGEFMQQMPDVDIDIIHKFQFSGLEGLLNHHIDVLVTPDLVRKEKIYYETLAEYQLVLLVSADHPLAEVEQLMPEHLSEEILFIFPVSRERLDILKYFLAPAHIEPLKLKQVESLEIMLQMTALKRGVCVLPEWLADSKGGHFKLKKIQIGKNGLYQKLFLAMRISDKTTAYIRKFIAVGQKTANNSF; encoded by the coding sequence ATGATCGAACACAGCCATCTTAGAATCATACAAGCGCTACATATCAATGGCACCTTAACAGAAGCGGCCAATACTCTATGTTTAAGTCAATCTGCACTATCACATCAGATTCGCTATCTAGAGAAAAAGTTGGCGGTAGTTTTATGGGAACGGGAAGGGCGTAATTTAAGATTGACTCAGGCGGGAGAACTTTTGCTGGAAGTCGCCTATCAGGTTTTGCCTGTCTTATCACAGGCAGAAAAAACACTCAAAGCTTATAGTGAGGGTCGGCAAGGCATCATGCGGATCGGGGTTGAATGCTATCCTTGCTTTGAATGGCTGACAGGAGTCCTGGGTGAATTTATGCAACAAATGCCCGACGTGGATATTGATATTATCCACAAATTTCAGTTCTCAGGATTAGAAGGTTTACTCAATCATCATATAGACGTTCTAGTCACTCCAGATCTCGTAAGAAAAGAAAAAATTTATTACGAAACGTTAGCTGAATACCAGCTTGTCTTGTTAGTTTCTGCTGATCACCCCTTAGCCGAGGTTGAGCAACTCATGCCAGAACATTTATCTGAGGAAATATTGTTTATTTTTCCCGTATCCAGGGAAAGACTCGATATTCTGAAATATTTTTTGGCACCTGCCCATATTGAGCCATTAAAATTAAAACAAGTTGAATCATTAGAAATTATGTTGCAAATGACCGCATTAAAACGGGGTGTCTGTGTCTTGCCAGAATGGCTGGCTGATAGCAAAGGTGGTCATTTCAAACTTAAGAAGATTCAAATTGGTAAAAATGGCTTGTACCAGAAATTATTTTTAGCAATGCGAATATCCGATAAAACAACCGCGTATATTAGAAAATTCATAGCAGTTGGGCAAAAAACAGCAAATAATTCATTTTGA
- the metE gene encoding 5-methyltetrahydropteroyltriglutamate--homocysteine S-methyltransferase → MVTTHNLGFPRIGKKRELKFALEKYWKKIISREVLEETTADLRRQHWQDQSKLDFVPVGDFSLYDQVLDTSFMLGHVPSRVLDLPGDDLDSYFRVARGRSVSDDSSCSSISAGEMTKWFDTNYHYIVPEFDKNTQFSLDTSRLFQQIAEAKQQNVQVKPVILGPVTYLWLGKAKDQSNKLDLLDKLLSAYAELLSQLEGIGIQWVQIDEPVLVTELSQTWQHALRKAYFQLQTIPVNILLTTYFGQLKDNLQLACELPVNGLHLDAITAKDEVAKVIDWLPCHKVLSLGIINGRNVWKTDLTETLNWLEPIHARLQDRLWLAPSCSLLHVPVDLESERELDPDIESWLAFAIQKLDELSILAKALSKGRNTVAGKLLTNAAAINNRKHSNRVHNELVKKRVLEINGQMGTRQSPYPQRAITQHEKFNLPLYPTTTIGSFPQTQEIRQARKDFRSGSLSEEQYRQAMQQEISICVQEQEALGLDVLVHGEPERNDMVEYFSEYLTGYAFTQFGWVQSYGSRCVKPPIIFGDISRPHAITVDWIRYAQSLTKKPMKGMLTGPVTILNWSFVRDDQPRAETCLQLALAMRDEVLDLEKAGISIIQIDEAALREGLPLRKTQWQSYLQWAIRAFQITANGVKDETQIHTHMCYSEFNDIIEAIAEMDADVITIETSRSDMELLDVFDQFHYPNGIGPGVYDIHSPNIPSVDEMVNLMQMATQRIPAKRLWINPDCGLKTRSWEEVKLALSNMIAASQQLSVTPTQVQ, encoded by the coding sequence ATGGTAACGACACATAATCTTGGATTTCCTCGTATTGGTAAAAAGCGGGAATTGAAATTTGCCTTGGAGAAATATTGGAAAAAAATAATTTCCAGAGAAGTGCTTGAGGAAACCACCGCCGATCTTCGCCGACAGCATTGGCAAGATCAATCCAAACTTGATTTTGTCCCGGTTGGAGATTTTTCACTATACGATCAAGTGCTGGACACCAGTTTTATGTTAGGCCATGTTCCTTCACGCGTGCTTGATTTGCCAGGCGATGATCTGGATAGCTATTTTCGGGTTGCAAGGGGACGTTCTGTATCTGATGATTCAAGCTGTTCTAGTATTAGTGCCGGAGAGATGACCAAGTGGTTTGATACCAACTATCATTACATCGTACCTGAGTTTGATAAGAACACACAATTCTCATTGGATACAAGCCGCTTATTCCAACAGATAGCAGAAGCCAAACAGCAAAATGTCCAGGTGAAACCCGTTATCCTTGGACCGGTTACTTATTTATGGTTAGGAAAGGCGAAAGATCAATCGAACAAACTGGATCTATTGGATAAGTTACTGAGCGCCTATGCAGAGCTGCTTTCTCAACTAGAAGGCATAGGAATTCAATGGGTGCAGATAGACGAACCTGTACTCGTAACGGAACTTTCCCAAACATGGCAGCATGCCTTAAGAAAAGCCTATTTTCAATTACAAACCATACCCGTCAACATACTATTGACGACCTACTTTGGTCAATTGAAAGATAATCTACAATTAGCCTGCGAGCTACCTGTGAATGGGCTGCATCTTGATGCGATCACCGCAAAAGATGAAGTCGCTAAAGTCATTGACTGGTTGCCCTGCCACAAAGTTTTATCACTGGGCATCATTAATGGACGCAACGTCTGGAAAACGGATTTAACCGAAACACTGAATTGGTTAGAGCCAATTCATGCTCGTTTGCAGGATCGTCTCTGGCTTGCGCCCTCTTGTTCATTACTACATGTACCCGTTGACCTGGAAAGCGAGCGGGAACTGGATCCCGATATAGAATCATGGCTGGCATTTGCGATACAAAAATTAGATGAACTCAGTATCTTAGCTAAGGCCCTCAGCAAGGGACGCAATACCGTCGCAGGAAAACTGTTAACTAATGCCGCAGCGATCAATAACCGTAAACACTCAAATAGGGTGCATAATGAATTAGTTAAAAAACGGGTGCTCGAAATTAATGGTCAAATGGGTACCCGCCAATCTCCTTATCCGCAACGTGCGATAACACAACACGAAAAATTTAATCTACCGCTTTATCCCACCACCACCATCGGTTCTTTTCCACAAACACAGGAGATCAGACAAGCCAGAAAGGATTTCCGCAGTGGTAGCCTATCGGAAGAACAATATCGTCAGGCAATGCAGCAAGAAATTAGCATCTGTGTGCAAGAACAGGAAGCTCTGGGACTTGATGTCCTGGTACATGGTGAACCGGAGCGCAATGACATGGTGGAGTATTTTAGTGAATATCTGACCGGATATGCTTTTACTCAGTTTGGTTGGGTGCAGTCCTACGGATCACGCTGTGTTAAACCACCTATTATTTTTGGCGATATTTCTCGCCCGCATGCGATAACGGTCGATTGGATTCGCTATGCCCAATCATTAACCAAAAAACCGATGAAGGGAATGCTGACTGGACCGGTCACTATTTTAAACTGGTCCTTTGTGCGAGATGATCAGCCTCGCGCAGAAACCTGTCTGCAATTAGCTTTAGCAATGCGTGATGAGGTATTGGATCTCGAGAAAGCAGGCATCAGTATTATCCAGATTGATGAAGCAGCATTAAGAGAAGGCTTGCCATTAAGAAAAACACAGTGGCAATCTTATCTCCAATGGGCTATCCGTGCATTCCAGATTACTGCAAATGGCGTCAAAGATGAGACACAAATACATACTCATATGTGCTACTCAGAATTTAACGATATTATAGAAGCTATCGCTGAAATGGATGCCGATGTAATCACGATTGAAACTTCTCGTTCTGATATGGAGTTATTAGATGTATTTGATCAATTTCATTATCCTAATGGAATCGGGCCGGGTGTGTATGACATTCATTCACCTAATATTCCTTCAGTAGATGAAATGGTTAATTTAATGCAGATGGCCACACAGCGCATTCCGGCAAAAAGATTATGGATCAACCCTGATTGTGGCTTAAAGACCCGTAGCTGGGAAGAAGTTAAACTTGCTCTCAGCAATATGATTGCCGCAAGCCAGCAATTATCTGTCACGCCCACGCAAGTTCAATAA
- a CDS encoding protein adenylyltransferase SelO, whose protein sequence is MRHAMLELPFDNSYARLPTRFFARLNPTPVAAPRLIKLNVQLARQLGLNPDLLSSPEGVNMFAGNSVPQGAEPLAMAYAGHQFGVWVPQLGDGRAILLGEILDQHGVRFDIQLKGAGPTPFSRRGDGRAWLGPVLREYIVSEAMAALGVPTTRALAVISSGEVIRREGLMPGAVLTRVARSHIRIGTFQFFVARQDMDALRQLADYVIARYYPKAASAQAPYLALLDAVVDRQAELVARWQLIGFIHGVMNTDNMSIAGESIDYGPCAFMDTYHPETVFSSIDQMGRYAYQNQPHIAQWNLTCLAQSLLPLINEDEQVAINRLQAIIDSYSNRFEHAYLGGMRKKLGLSKERDGDLALAQDLLERMAENKADFTLTFRGLGKLPVKAITDHTKANRPVRDLFDNPSAFDTWAVAWRQRLALEASDDHERQAAMNTVNPAFIPRNHRVEEAIRAAVEEENFEPFEKLVTVLANPYNDQPIYSIYATPPRPEEIVQKTFCGT, encoded by the coding sequence ATGCGCCATGCAATGCTCGAGTTACCGTTCGATAACAGTTATGCACGTTTACCAACTCGATTCTTTGCGCGACTGAATCCCACGCCAGTCGCGGCTCCGAGATTAATTAAACTAAATGTCCAGCTTGCACGACAGCTTGGACTAAATCCAGATCTATTATCTTCGCCCGAAGGCGTTAATATGTTTGCTGGTAATAGCGTCCCACAGGGTGCAGAACCTTTAGCTATGGCTTATGCTGGGCATCAATTTGGAGTCTGGGTGCCACAGCTTGGTGATGGTCGTGCAATTCTACTGGGAGAAATTCTTGACCAGCATGGGGTTCGTTTTGATATCCAGCTGAAGGGTGCTGGGCCAACACCATTTTCACGCAGGGGAGATGGACGAGCTTGGCTTGGTCCTGTATTGCGAGAATATATAGTGAGTGAAGCCATGGCAGCCCTTGGTGTGCCCACTACGCGGGCACTTGCAGTTATCAGCTCGGGTGAAGTAATTCGACGGGAGGGACTCATGCCCGGCGCAGTATTGACACGCGTTGCGCGCAGCCATATTCGAATCGGTACTTTTCAGTTTTTTGTTGCACGACAAGATATGGATGCGCTCAGACAACTTGCTGATTATGTTATAGCACGCTATTACCCTAAGGCAGCTAGCGCGCAGGCTCCTTATCTCGCATTGCTTGATGCCGTTGTTGACCGCCAGGCGGAGCTGGTCGCACGTTGGCAATTAATCGGTTTTATCCATGGTGTGATGAATACAGACAATATGTCGATTGCAGGTGAATCAATCGATTATGGCCCATGTGCTTTCATGGACACATATCACCCAGAAACCGTATTTAGCTCTATTGATCAAATGGGACGTTATGCATACCAGAATCAGCCCCATATTGCTCAATGGAACCTGACATGTCTCGCGCAGTCATTGTTGCCGCTGATTAATGAAGATGAACAAGTTGCCATTAATCGTTTACAGGCGATTATTGATAGTTACTCCAATCGGTTTGAACATGCTTATTTGGGTGGCATGCGAAAAAAACTGGGGTTATCAAAAGAACGGGATGGTGATTTGGCGCTGGCACAAGATCTGCTCGAACGAATGGCAGAGAATAAAGCAGATTTCACGTTAACATTTCGCGGGCTAGGCAAACTACCCGTAAAAGCAATAACTGATCATACCAAGGCCAACAGGCCGGTTCGTGATTTGTTTGACAATCCCAGCGCATTCGATACTTGGGCAGTAGCATGGCGGCAGCGGCTCGCTCTGGAGGCATCTGATGATCATGAACGACAAGCAGCTATGAACACCGTAAATCCAGCATTTATTCCGCGCAATCATAGAGTTGAAGAAGCGATCCGGGCGGCAGTTGAAGAAGAGAACTTTGAACCATTTGAGAAATTGGTGACGGTATTGGCTAATCCTTACAATGATCAACCCATTTATTCGATATATGCTACGCCGCCACGCCCGGAAGAAATTGTACAAAAAACATTCTGCGGCACCTAA
- a CDS encoding cold-shock protein — protein MATGIVKWFNDSKGFGFITPDGGGEDLFAHFSAIQSNGFKTLQENQRVSFEVTIGPKGKQAANIQSIQS, from the coding sequence ATGGCTACTGGTATCGTAAAATGGTTTAATGACTCAAAGGGCTTTGGCTTTATCACTCCCGATGGCGGTGGCGAAGATTTATTTGCTCATTTTTCAGCAATCCAATCCAATGGATTTAAGACATTACAAGAAAACCAACGCGTTTCTTTTGAAGTAACGATAGGTCCTAAAGGTAAGCAGGCTGCAAATATTCAATCTATTCAATCTTGA